The following are from one region of the Cloacibacterium sp. TD35 genome:
- a CDS encoding SixA phosphatase family protein: MKTLLLVRHAKSDWPTNTDDFDRSLNERGHKDAPKMAKFLKEIPTTIDAFVTSPAKRALTTCRYFAEVYENKNIQKTEELYNASPTEFLEVIENLSDSLEHIAIFSHNNGITYFANSLTNENIEHMPTCSVVAFKISANSWKDFKNAEKNFLFFHTPKEL; this comes from the coding sequence ATGAAAACACTTCTTTTAGTAAGACATGCCAAAAGTGATTGGCCAACGAACACAGATGATTTTGACCGATCACTAAATGAGCGCGGACACAAAGATGCACCTAAAATGGCGAAATTTCTCAAAGAAATTCCTACAACCATAGACGCATTTGTAACCAGTCCTGCAAAAAGAGCATTGACTACTTGTAGATATTTTGCTGAAGTGTATGAAAATAAAAACATTCAAAAAACAGAAGAATTATACAATGCTTCGCCTACAGAATTTCTAGAAGTAATAGAAAATTTAAGCGATTCTTTAGAACACATTGCCATTTTTTCTCATAATAATGGGATTACATATTTTGCCAATTCTCTAACTAATGAAAATATAGAACATATGCCAACTTGCTCTGTAGTTGCTTTTAAAATTTCTGCTAACAGTTGGAAAGATTTTAAAAATGCAGAGAAAAATTTCTTATTCTTCCACACCCCAAAAGAATTATAA
- the ruvX gene encoding Holliday junction resolvase RuvX encodes MSQVVAIDYGKARCGIAATDDMQLIASALTTVETKNIFSFLEKYFSENKVETLVIGLPTDLKGNLSEIETDILIFIEKVKELFPEVEIHRFDERFTSKMASFFISQSGKNKKQRQEKALIDKVSATIILQNFLEQKQR; translated from the coding sequence ATGAGTCAAGTAGTTGCCATTGATTACGGAAAAGCGCGTTGCGGAATTGCAGCTACAGATGATATGCAGTTGATTGCTAGTGCATTAACTACTGTAGAAACCAAAAATATATTTTCTTTTTTAGAAAAATATTTTTCAGAAAATAAAGTTGAAACGCTGGTGATAGGTTTACCTACTGATTTGAAAGGAAATTTATCAGAAATAGAGACGGATATTTTAATATTTATAGAAAAAGTGAAAGAACTTTTTCCTGAAGTAGAAATTCATCGATTTGATGAACGTTTTACCTCAAAAATGGCTTCGTTTTTTATCTCTCAAAGTGGGAAAAATAAAAAGCAGAGACAAGAAAAAGCGCTCATCGATAAAGTGAGTGCCACGATAATTTTACAGAATTTTTTAGAACAAAAACAAAGATGA